The proteins below are encoded in one region of Deltaproteobacteria bacterium:
- a CDS encoding alkaline phosphatase family protein — protein sequence MRISRTRSLVTLGLAVAMASAATAAESRHVYILLIDGCDARRLTEETTPTLWALSHPGPLRATSYSAARAAMPSVTNTNHAAIMTAAYSAANGIVGNSFWDRDPAHAPVSTESAQYLEVETLFTVIEKERPALVTAGLFGKSKLVNLFSAVPDQQHAPDMLWGDAASEAEAIDVRAGFASDQRTMDEVVRTIEQRQPDFMFAALPDVDRTSHIFGPDSVPARKALSQADRQVGRLLTFLQQQESWPRTVLMITADHGFASVEPNRAEGRPYPLVLFGRELLRAGFTDLVPVANGAVESIALAGGSRDKLSDADGQRMAQARALALAQPEVAEAWYRVPNPADGGSEFTLAHAHPDWHLEHPRTGELILVAKPHHHFGDPFTPRVAGLLGNHGGPDESHIPILITGGDPSVRAQVVADDGAVPQAANPDLGATAAWLLGVRMPRTIKGKAVPKELTGRVLREAFEPSATP from the coding sequence ATGCGAATCAGTCGAACGCGGTCGCTGGTCACCCTTGGCCTTGCCGTCGCGATGGCTTCCGCCGCGACCGCTGCTGAGTCCCGACACGTGTACATTCTCTTGATCGACGGCTGCGATGCCCGGCGTCTCACCGAGGAAACCACGCCGACACTGTGGGCGCTGAGTCACCCCGGGCCCCTGCGCGCGACGTCTTACTCCGCCGCGCGGGCGGCGATGCCATCAGTGACCAACACCAACCATGCGGCGATCATGACCGCGGCCTATAGCGCGGCGAACGGCATCGTCGGCAACTCGTTTTGGGACCGTGACCCGGCACACGCGCCGGTCAGTACCGAGTCGGCGCAATATCTCGAGGTCGAGACGTTGTTCACGGTAATTGAAAAGGAACGCCCCGCGCTCGTCACCGCCGGACTGTTCGGCAAGTCGAAACTCGTCAACCTATTCTCCGCTGTGCCCGATCAACAGCACGCGCCCGATATGTTGTGGGGCGATGCCGCGAGTGAAGCGGAGGCGATCGACGTGCGCGCCGGCTTTGCGTCGGATCAACGCACGATGGACGAGGTGGTGCGGACCATCGAGCAACGTCAGCCAGACTTCATGTTTGCCGCGCTGCCCGATGTCGACCGTACGTCGCACATTTTCGGGCCCGACTCCGTGCCTGCGCGCAAGGCGCTCAGCCAAGCGGACCGGCAAGTCGGGCGTCTGCTCACGTTCCTCCAACAGCAGGAGAGTTGGCCGCGGACGGTGCTGATGATTACGGCGGATCACGGCTTCGCCTCGGTTGAACCGAACCGCGCGGAAGGTCGCCCGTATCCGTTGGTGCTGTTCGGCCGTGAGTTACTGCGCGCCGGATTCACCGACCTGGTGCCGGTCGCCAACGGGGCGGTCGAGTCGATCGCGTTGGCCGGCGGCAGCCGCGACAAACTCAGCGACGCCGATGGCCAACGGATGGCCCAGGCTCGTGCGCTCGCGCTAGCGCAGCCGGAAGTGGCCGAGGCGTGGTACCGCGTTCCAAATCCGGCCGACGGCGGCAGCGAGTTCACCTTGGCGCACGCGCATCCCGATTGGCACCTCGAACATCCGCGCACCGGTGAGCTGATTCTGGTGGCCAAGCCGCACCATCACTTCGGCGACCCGTTCACGCCGCGCGTGGCGGGATTGCTCGGCAATCACGGCGGGCCGGACGAATCGCACATCCCCATCCTCATCACTGGCGGCGATCCGAGTGTCCGAGCGCAAGTGGTGGCCGACGACGGTGCGGTGCCGCAAGCCGCAAATCCCGACCTCGGCGCCACGGCCGCGTGGCTACTCGGCGTGCGCATGCCGCGCACGATCAAAGGCAAAGCTGTCCCCAAGGAACTCACGGGACGCGTCTTGCGCGAAGCATTCGAGCCGTCAGCCACGCCGTAA
- a CDS encoding response regulator, with the protein MATNEVPAEQSAPESLNLLMIEDNPGDRRFFGAMLRRVPRLAIAVTYVASVMEALARLSIGDIDIVLLDLGLPDSWGFETFTQVRAAAPRLPIIVLTGSDDEALALQAVRAGAQDFLIKGQMDAHLLGRAIRYARERHTAETAVRESQEKFETIFRESLDAIFVVDAVTLSILNANRAVQATLLHEPDALTGQPIHVLLADDSSAAAEEILRQVRVQGATLLEQEFRRADGSRCPMDLTATTTMWGQRAAIVITLRDVTERKRAADEIRRLNAGLEQRVRERTAELAASNAELEAFCYSVAHDLRTPLRGIDGFSSVLLDDANQLDPPSREHLGRVRGAAQRMGRLIDDLLNLSRVTRAPLQRESVNLTALARATVQSLQQAQPDRRVCIEIEADVVALGDPQLLGIALRHLLNNAWKFTSHHAAAHIEFGVIHTGGTPVYFVRDDGAGFDEAYADKLFRPFQRLHGIAEFEGTGIGLATVARIIQRHGGRVWTNGVTEGGATFSFTLAPDSATNGLLESPATHGGI; encoded by the coding sequence GTGGCAACCAACGAGGTGCCGGCCGAGCAGTCCGCGCCGGAATCCCTGAATCTCTTGATGATCGAGGACAACCCCGGTGATCGGCGGTTCTTCGGTGCGATGCTGCGCCGCGTCCCGCGTCTCGCCATCGCGGTCACCTACGTGGCCTCGGTCATGGAAGCGCTGGCACGGCTCTCGATCGGCGACATCGACATCGTCCTGCTCGACCTCGGCTTGCCTGATAGTTGGGGGTTCGAAACCTTTACGCAGGTGCGGGCGGCCGCGCCGCGGCTCCCAATCATCGTCCTGACCGGATCGGACGATGAAGCGTTGGCGTTGCAAGCGGTGCGCGCCGGCGCGCAGGATTTCCTCATCAAGGGCCAGATGGATGCGCATCTACTCGGACGCGCGATTCGCTACGCACGCGAGCGCCACACAGCCGAGACCGCCGTGCGCGAATCGCAGGAGAAGTTCGAGACCATTTTCCGCGAGTCACTCGATGCGATCTTCGTCGTCGATGCGGTCACCCTGAGCATCCTCAACGCCAACCGAGCCGTGCAAGCGACCCTCTTGCACGAGCCGGACGCACTCACGGGGCAACCCATTCACGTGCTGCTCGCCGATGATTCGAGCGCCGCAGCGGAGGAGATCCTGCGCCAGGTACGAGTGCAAGGGGCGACCCTTTTGGAGCAGGAGTTCCGCCGCGCGGATGGTTCGCGCTGTCCGATGGACCTGACGGCGACGACGACCATGTGGGGGCAGCGCGCGGCCATCGTGATCACCCTCCGTGATGTGACCGAGCGCAAGCGCGCCGCCGACGAGATTCGACGCCTCAATGCGGGACTGGAGCAACGCGTGCGCGAGCGCACCGCCGAACTCGCCGCCAGCAACGCCGAACTCGAAGCCTTCTGCTATTCGGTCGCACACGATCTGCGCACCCCGTTGCGCGGCATCGACGGCTTCAGCTCGGTGCTGCTGGACGACGCGAACCAACTCGACCCGCCGAGTCGAGAGCACCTAGGCCGCGTCCGCGGCGCCGCCCAACGGATGGGCCGCCTCATCGATGATCTGCTCAACCTCTCACGGGTCACGCGGGCACCTTTGCAGCGCGAGTCGGTCAATCTGACTGCACTCGCCCGCGCGACCGTCCAGTCGTTGCAGCAAGCGCAGCCAGATCGCCGCGTCTGCATCGAGATCGAGGCGGATGTCGTTGCGCTCGGCGACCCTCAGCTGCTCGGCATCGCGCTCCGACATCTGCTCAACAACGCATGGAAGTTCACCAGCCATCACGCCGCCGCGCACATCGAGTTCGGCGTCATTCACACCGGCGGCACGCCGGTCTACTTCGTGCGCGACGATGGGGCCGGGTTCGATGAGGCATACGCCGACAAGCTGTTCCGGCCGTTCCAACGCCTGCACGGCATCGCCGAATTCGAAGGGACCGGTATCGGCCTCGCCACCGTCGCGCGGATCATCCAGCGCCACGGCGGGCGCGTGTGGACGAACGGCGTCACCGAGGGCGGGGCGACGTTTTCCTTTACACTCGCGCCGGATAGTGCGACCAATGGGCTCCTTGAGTCCCCCGCGACCCACGGAGGCATCTGA
- a CDS encoding response regulator: protein MMADRFILLVEDSPDDAALTLRAFERSDAAHVDIEIARDGVEALDFLFATGAHSGHDPKRLPVFVLLDLKLPKMDGLEVVRRLRADARTALLPVVIFSSSTESYDIRAAWQSGASSYVCKPVEFGKFRETVCDLAHYWLNVNQISDELDRRS, encoded by the coding sequence CTGATGGCAGACAGGTTCATCCTGCTGGTCGAAGATAGTCCCGACGATGCGGCGCTGACGTTGCGCGCGTTCGAGCGTAGTGACGCGGCGCACGTGGACATCGAAATTGCGCGCGACGGTGTCGAGGCGCTCGATTTTCTCTTCGCCACCGGCGCGCATTCTGGCCACGATCCCAAGCGACTGCCGGTGTTCGTGCTCCTCGATCTGAAGCTGCCCAAAATGGATGGCCTGGAAGTCGTGCGCCGCCTGCGCGCCGATGCCCGCACCGCGCTACTCCCTGTCGTCATCTTTAGCTCGTCAACCGAGAGCTACGATATCCGCGCCGCGTGGCAGAGTGGTGCGAGCAGCTACGTGTGCAAGCCGGTCGAGTTCGGGAAGTTTCGCGAAACGGTGTGCGATCTAGCCCACTACTGGTTGAACGTGAATCAGATCTCCGACGAACTCGACCGACGTTCGTAA